In one Brassica oleracea var. oleracea cultivar TO1000 chromosome C9, BOL, whole genome shotgun sequence genomic region, the following are encoded:
- the LOC106314473 gene encoding uncharacterized protein LOC106314473, whose translation MEQGSCSQEDCFDLLNQFEHVLQSDPLIDEVGFIHPSQFTMLDKEAGSSSDGTSTNLWNQDHKLGISTDILIQLCKVAKHAFLAVFNKYKRHENACSNESLTKNISSESKVMKHSQAVLLLSSDFGTAWNARKLILPKQNQPLEAFTKELHLSRLILSKSEPKWSHRTWIIKMLSRSSSTPQEIVTKESELVESIGERSKMNYRAWYHRCWLVSYMTIEQVLQELNKSKRWAGLHVADSSCFHYRRRLMLRVLEPLKVKGSNANDKFDAHKTLMEELDWNKGLLKRYLGRELSETGESIFTNEETGIFIGNEIHLLESSMTVLDNKFEDFRAQALHASVYMLWLTKHIPEVWSMLEEKLGTEKLKCVLSTVDQERPLLAFAPN comes from the exons ATGGAACAAGGATCATGTTCTCAAGAAGATTGCTTCGACTTGTTGAATCAGTTCGAGCATGTTCTTCAATCTGACCCTCTCAT TGATGAAGTTGGGTTTATCCACCCCTCACAGTTCACAATGCTGGATAAAGAAGCAGGATCCTCCAGTGACGGAACCTCAACAAATTTATGGAATCAAGATCATAAACTTGGAATATCAACCGATATACTTATTCAATTATGTAAAGTTGCAAAACATGCGTTCCTGGCTGTATTTAACAAGTACAAACGCCATGAAAACGCATGTAGTAACGAGTCCCTTACCAAAAATATCTCATCTGAG AGCAAAGTCATGAAGCATAGCCAAGCTGTTTTGCTGTTAAGCTCAGACTTTGGAACTGCATGGAATGCCAG GAAGTTGATCTTACCGAAACAAAATCAACCCTTGGAGGCATTCACGAAAGAACTTCATCTTTCTAGGCTCATTCTTTCAAAGAGCGAGCCAAAATGGAGCCATAG AACGTGGATAATTAAGATGCTTTCTCGGAGTTCTTCCACGCCACAAGAGATTGTAACCAAAGAGTCTGAGCTCGTGGAATCAATAGGCGAG AGATCAAAGATGAACTATCGTGCATG GTATCACCGTTGCTGGTTGGTTTCCTACATGACAATCGAGCAG GTGCTACAAGAGTTGAACAAATCTAAAAGGTGGGCAGGGCTGCATGTAGCTGATAGTTCTTGTTTCCATTATCGCAGA CGGCTGATGCTCAGGGTTTTGGAGCCACTTAAGGTGAAAGGAAGCAATGCTAATGATAAATTTGATGCACATAAAACCTTGATG GAAGAGCTTGATTGGAACAAAGGGTTGTTAAAACGTTACTTGGGACGAGAG TTATCTGAAACCGGAGAGAGTATCTTCACGAATGAAGAAACTGGCATCTTCATTGGTAATGAGATCCATCTTCTAGAATCTTCTATGACCGTTCTTGATAACAAGTTTGAAGATTTCCGAGCTCAAGCACTGCATGCTTCTGTCTACATGCTTTGGCTGACAAAG CATATTCCAGAAGTGTGGAGCATGCTTGAAGAGAAGCTTGGAACAGAGAAACTCAAATGTGTACTGAGCACAGTTGATCAAGAGAGACCCCTCCTTGCTTTTGCACCAAATTGA